The nucleotide window GGGCCTGTCGGGTGGCCAGTTCCAGCGGGTGCTGCTGGCACGGGCGCTGCTGTCACGCCCCGATATCCTGATGCTGGATGAGCCGACCCAAGGGCTCGACCAGCCTGGGGTCGCCGGTTTCTACCGGCTGATCGAGGAGGTGCGGGCCGAAACCCGCGCCGCGGTGCTGATGGTCAGCCACGACCTGCATGTGGTGATGAGCGCGACCGACCGTGTCATCTGCCTCAACGGCCATGTCTGCTGCGAGGGCACGCCACAGGTGGTGACCGACGCCCCGGAATATCGCGCGCTGTTCGGGCTGGGAACCGGCGGGGCGCTGGCACTGTATCGCCATGTGCATGACCATGACCATGACCGCGATCACGGGCATGGCCATGACCCTGCACATCCGCATCACATTCACGGGCCGGACTGCAAGCATGAGGGCGCAGATGCTGGATGATTTCCTGATCCGGGCCGGGCTGGCCGGACTGGGCCTGTCGCTGGCGACCGGGCCGCTGGGCAGCTTCGTCGTCTGGCGGCGGATGGCCTATTTCGGCGATGCCACCGCCCATGCCGCGATCTTGGGCGTGGCGCTGTCCTTTGCCAGCGGGTTGCCGCTCTATGCCGGCACGCTGATCGTGGCCCTGGGAATGGCGGCGACCGTGTCGGCGCTGGCCGGGCGCGGGCATGCGATGGATACCGCGCTTGGCGTGCTGGCGCATTCGGCGCTGGCCTTCGGGTTGGTGGCGGTGTCGTTCCTGCCCAATGTGCGGGTGGACCTGTCGGCCTACCTGTTTGGCGATATCCTCGCCGTCAGCCGCGCCGATCTGCTCTGGATCTGGGGTGGGGCGCTGGCGGTGCTGGCGCTGCTGGTCTGGCGCTGGCAGGGGCTGCTGACCGCGACGGTGAACGAGGAATTGGCGCAGGCCGAGGGCATCGACCCGCGGGCTGAGCGGCTCGCGCTGACGCTGGCTCTGGCGCTGGTGGTGGCGGTGTCGATCAAGATCGTCGGGGCGCTGCTGATCGCGGCGCTGCTGATAATCCCCGCCGCCGCGGCGCGCGGCCTGTCGCGCAGCCCCGAGATGATGGCGGGGCTGGCCGTGGCGTTGTCGGCTCTCTCGGTGCTGGCCGGGCTGCAGATGTCGCTGCGGCTCGATACGCCGGCAGGCCCCTCCATCGTGGCGGCGGCGGCCTGCCTGTTCGCGGCGGCGTTGCCGCTGGCCCGCCTGCGGCGCGGCTAGAACCGGCCGGGAGAGAGCGGGGCCGTAGGCACCGGCGGTGCTTTTCCGGCGATCAGGGCCGCGACAATGGCGCCGGTGAGGGGCGCGAGGGTCAGGCCGAGATGGCCGTGGCCATAGGCGTGGATCACGTCGGGCCCCGCCGCCGAGGCGCCGATCACCGGCAGGCTGTCGGGCATCGAGGGGCGGAAACCCATCCAGTCGCGGCTCGGGCTCCCGAGGCCCGGGAAGATCGCCCGCGCGCCCTCCACAAGCCGGGCAATGCGATGCGGCGAGGGTGGGGCGGTCAGCCCGCCAAGCTCTACCGTGCCGACCACGCGCAGGCGGCCGTGCATCGGGCAGAGGTAGAAGCCGCGCGCAGTGTGGCAGACCGGGCGCGACAGGCGCGGGGTCGGCATGTCCCATTCCACATGATAGCCGCGCTCGGTGTCCAGCGGCACCTTGTCGCCCGCCTGTGCCGCAAGGCCGCGCGAATGGGCCCCGGCGGCGATGACCACCCGGCGCGCGTGCAGGCGCAGCCCGGGGCCGGAGAGGTGGATGCCGTCCAGCGTGCGTTCCAGTTTGTCCGCCCGCGCCATCATCTGCGTGGCCCCGGCATCGGTGGCTGCCTTTGCCAGCAGGGCGACCATCTGGCCCGGATCCGTCATGAAGATCGCCTGCGGGAAGAAGGCGGCGCCACCCTCGGCCGGGGGGAGGGCGGGTTCCAGCGCGGCAAGCTCATCCGGCTTCAGCATCTCGACCGTCACTCCAAGCGTCCGGCGAAAGGCGATGTCGCTTTCCGCGGCGCGGCGGTCCGCGCTGCGTTCGTAAAGGTAGAGGCAGCCCTTCTGCTGCAGGATCTCCGCGCCGCCGATCTCTGCCGCAAGATCCGACCAGCGCTGCCCGGAATCCGCCAGCAGGCCGGCCAGCACCCGGGCATTGCGCTCTGCCGCGCCGGGCAGCGACTGGCGGGCGAAGCGCAGGAGCCAGGGCGCCAGCGTTGGCAGCGCCGCGTGGCGGATCGCCAACGGCGAATTGCGGTTGAACAGCAAGGACGGCAGGGCGCGCAGCACGGCGGGGGTGCCCACCGGCTGCACGGCGTAATCGGCCACGGTGCCGGCATTGCCGTAGCTGGCGCCGGAACCGGGCGCGGCAGGATCGAGGATCACCACCTCATGCCCCGCCTGGGCCAGCCGCAGCGCGATGGCCAGCCCAACCACGCCGGCGCCGATTACAGCAATTTCGGTATGGACGGGCTCCATCCTTACATCCTCACATGCAGGCGGCGAACAGGGCGCGGGTGTTCTCGCGCGTCATTTCCACCGGGTTGCCGCCGCAGGAGGGATCCTCCAGGGCCATCTCGGTCAGTTCATCCAGCCGGGCAGGGTCGACGCCCATTGCCGTCAGGTTTTCCGGGATCGCCAACAGCGCCCGCAACTCCATGATCCTGGCGCGGAAGCCGTCAAAGCCGCCGTCAATGCCCAGATAGGCAGCAGCTCGGATGATGCGGTCCTCGATCACGGCGCGGTTGAAGTCGAGCACCATCGGCATCACCACGGCGTTGGTGGTGCCGTGATGGGTGCCGTAAACCGCGCCGATCGGGTGGCTGAGCGAATGGATCGCGCCGAGGCCCTTCTGGAAGGCAACCGCGCCCATTGCGGCGGCCGACATCATTTCGGCCCGGGCGGCAAGATTGCCGGGTTCGGCATAGGCGGTGGGCAGGTTTTCCAGCACCAGCCGCATCCCTTCCAGCGCGATGCCCTGGCTCATCGGATGATAGAAGGGCGAGCAATAGGCCTCGAGGCAATGCGCGAGCGCATCCATGCCGGTGCCGGCGGTGATGAATTTGGGCATCCCCACCGTCAGCTCGGGGTCGCAGATCGTGACGACCGGCAGCAGCTTGGGGTGGAAGATGATCTTCTTCTTGTGGGTGACGGAGTTGGTCAGCACCCCGGCGCGGCCAACCTCGGACCCGGTGCCGGCGGTGGTGGGCACCGCGACGATGGGGGCGATCCTTGCGGCATCGGCGCGGGTCCACCAGTCGCCGATATCCTCCAGATCCCAGACCGAAAGCGTGTCCGGCTGCCCCGCCATCAGCGCGATCATCTTGCCAAGGTCGAGCGCGGAGCCGCCCCCGAAGCAGACCACCCCGTCATGCTCGCCGGCGAGGTAGACGGCGATGCCGGCGGCCATGTTGTGCTCATTCGGGTTCGGGTCCACATCCGCGAAGACCGCGCGGCCGAGGCCTGCCGCGTCCAGGATGTCCAGCGCCTGCGCGGTGATCGGCAGGCTGGCAAGCGCCTTGTCGGTGACCAGCAGCGGCCGGGTCAGCCCCGCCGCCTTGCACTGCTCGGCCAGTTCCGCGATCCGGCCCGCGCCGAATTTCACCGCGGTCGGGTAGGACCAGTTCGCCTTGGGCGTCGTCATTTCGTCACCTTCTTGAGATGGTAGGATTTGGGGCGGGTCACGGCGTGGAAGCCAAGCACCGACAGGCTGCCGCCGCGGCCGGTATCCTTGCAGCCGGTCCAGCACAGGGCCGGGTCGAGATAGTCGCAGCGGTTCATGAACACGGTGCCGGTGTCGAGCTGGCCGCCGATGGCGGCCGCGCGGTCGGCGCTGGCCGTCCAGATCGAGGCGGTAAGGCCATAGGGCGAGTCGTTCATCAGCGCCACTGCCTCGGCATCGTCGCTGACCTTCATGATGCCGACGACGGGGCCGAAGCTTTCCTCGCGCATCACCCGCATCTTGTGGGTGACGTTCACAAGCACCTGCGGTGCGAGGTAGGCGCCGCCGTCATCGGCGGGGAACAGGGCGGGGTCGATCAGCGGGGTTGCGCCTTCGGCCACTGCCTCGGCGACCTGGGCGCGGACCACGGCAGCGAAGCGGGCATTGGCCATCGGGCCGAGGGTGCTGGTTGCGTCGAAAGGGTTGCCGAGCTTCAGGGCCTTCACCCAGGCCACGGCCTTTTCGACAAAGGCGTCATAGAGGCTTTCATGGACATAGATCCGCTCGATCCCGCAGCAGCACTGGCCGGCGTTGAACATGGCGCCGTCCATCAGGCTGTCCACGGCGGCGTCGAGGTCGGCATCGGCGGCAACATAGCCCGGGTCCTTGCCGCCAAGCTCCAGCCCCATCCCGGTGAAGGTGCCGGCCGCCGCGCGTTCCATCGCGGCGCCGCCCGCAACCGATCCGGTGAAGTTGATGAAGTTGAAGGCGCGGGCGCCGATCAGCGCCTCGGTCGTGGTGTGGTCGAGCACGACGTTCTGGA belongs to Frigidibacter mobilis and includes:
- a CDS encoding aldehyde dehydrogenase family protein gives rise to the protein MTKMIQCISPVDGSIYAERRALTLPEAEAAVARARTAQKDWAALPLATRIAKVKAGVEALNGMKDRVVEELAWQMGRPTRFGGEFGGVNDRTAYMSEIAAEALAPMVVEASDRFERRIERAPVGVVFVLAPWNYPYLTAINTIVPALITGNSVVLKHASQTLLVGERLAEALHAGGVPAEVFQNVVLDHTTTEALIGARAFNFINFTGSVAGGAAMERAAAGTFTGMGLELGGKDPGYVAADADLDAAVDSLMDGAMFNAGQCCCGIERIYVHESLYDAFVEKAVAWVKALKLGNPFDATSTLGPMANARFAAVVRAQVAEAVAEGATPLIDPALFPADDGGAYLAPQVLVNVTHKMRVMREESFGPVVGIMKVSDDAEAVALMNDSPYGLTASIWTASADRAAAIGGQLDTGTVFMNRCDYLDPALCWTGCKDTGRGGSLSVLGFHAVTRPKSYHLKKVTK
- a CDS encoding NAD(P)/FAD-dependent oxidoreductase; this encodes MEPVHTEIAVIGAGVVGLAIALRLAQAGHEVVILDPAAPGSGASYGNAGTVADYAVQPVGTPAVLRALPSLLFNRNSPLAIRHAALPTLAPWLLRFARQSLPGAAERNARVLAGLLADSGQRWSDLAAEIGGAEILQQKGCLYLYERSADRRAAESDIAFRRTLGVTVEMLKPDELAALEPALPPAEGGAAFFPQAIFMTDPGQMVALLAKAATDAGATQMMARADKLERTLDGIHLSGPGLRLHARRVVIAAGAHSRGLAAQAGDKVPLDTERGYHVEWDMPTPRLSRPVCHTARGFYLCPMHGRLRVVGTVELGGLTAPPSPHRIARLVEGARAIFPGLGSPSRDWMGFRPSMPDSLPVIGASAAGPDVIHAYGHGHLGLTLAPLTGAIVAALIAGKAPPVPTAPLSPGRF
- a CDS encoding iron-containing alcohol dehydrogenase; protein product: MTTPKANWSYPTAVKFGAGRIAELAEQCKAAGLTRPLLVTDKALASLPITAQALDILDAAGLGRAVFADVDPNPNEHNMAAGIAVYLAGEHDGVVCFGGGSALDLGKMIALMAGQPDTLSVWDLEDIGDWWTRADAARIAPIVAVPTTAGTGSEVGRAGVLTNSVTHKKKIIFHPKLLPVVTICDPELTVGMPKFITAGTGMDALAHCLEAYCSPFYHPMSQGIALEGMRLVLENLPTAYAEPGNLAARAEMMSAAAMGAVAFQKGLGAIHSLSHPIGAVYGTHHGTTNAVVMPMVLDFNRAVIEDRIIRAAAYLGIDGGFDGFRARIMELRALLAIPENLTAMGVDPARLDELTEMALEDPSCGGNPVEMTRENTRALFAACM
- a CDS encoding metal ABC transporter ATP-binding protein, whose protein sequence is MTPLIEARGLTVRHGGVAVLANVDFVIRPGEIVTIVGPNGSGKSTLIRALIGLAPAAEGAVTRRAGLRIGYVPQRLQVDAGLPMTVRRFLSLPRRVADGDAAAALARVGVADLGARQMAGLSGGQFQRVLLARALLSRPDILMLDEPTQGLDQPGVAGFYRLIEEVRAETRAAVLMVSHDLHVVMSATDRVICLNGHVCCEGTPQVVTDAPEYRALFGLGTGGALALYRHVHDHDHDRDHGHGHDPAHPHHIHGPDCKHEGADAG
- a CDS encoding metal ABC transporter permease, which gives rise to MLDDFLIRAGLAGLGLSLATGPLGSFVVWRRMAYFGDATAHAAILGVALSFASGLPLYAGTLIVALGMAATVSALAGRGHAMDTALGVLAHSALAFGLVAVSFLPNVRVDLSAYLFGDILAVSRADLLWIWGGALAVLALLVWRWQGLLTATVNEELAQAEGIDPRAERLALTLALALVVAVSIKIVGALLIAALLIIPAAAARGLSRSPEMMAGLAVALSALSVLAGLQMSLRLDTPAGPSIVAAAACLFAAALPLARLRRG